One genomic segment of Nitrospirota bacterium includes these proteins:
- a CDS encoding RNA-binding protein → MGTKLFVGNLSYQASENDITELFSQAGTVESVKIITDAQTGQPRGFGFVEMSTPDEAKNAITMFNGTALKERNLTVNEAKPPVKRDSGGGRRPSGGRPMGGGGGRGGDRDRGRGDRGRGGRGR, encoded by the coding sequence ATGGGCACAAAACTTTTTGTAGGAAATCTGTCTTATCAGGCGTCGGAAAATGACATAACAGAGCTTTTTTCTCAGGCAGGTACTGTTGAATCTGTGAAGATTATCACAGATGCTCAAACAGGACAGCCGAGGGGATTCGGTTTTGTGGAGATGTCAACGCCTGATGAGGCAAAAAACGCCATTACCATGTTTAATGGCACAGCATTAAAAGAGAGAAACCTCACAGTTAATGAGGCAAAACCTCCGGTTAAACGGGATAGCGGCGGCGGCAGAAGACCTTCCGGCGGAAGACCTATGGGCGGCGGTGGCGGCAGAGGCGGAGACAGGGACAGAGGCCGTGGAGACAGGGGCAGGGGCGGCAGAGGCAGGTAG